From Brochothrix thermosphacta DSM 20171 = FSL F6-1036, a single genomic window includes:
- a CDS encoding response regulator transcription factor has product MKILVVDDSPEMVTILTAYLKKAHFEVYTALNGRDALAILETEKIDLLIVDWMMPEMDGIEIIQTIKQVADLKIMMLTAKSEITDEVESLTVGADEFIRKPFDPQVLLLRIKRLLGIDELHHVGDLVVDMKNHRVWKDRVELQLTKKEYELLNVLLLNRGRNVTREQLIDNVWGLDYEGVDRTVDTHIRRLREKIGADTITTRRGLGYCIEK; this is encoded by the coding sequence ATGAAAATTTTAGTAGTCGATGATAGTCCAGAAATGGTCACAATACTAACAGCTTATTTGAAAAAAGCACATTTTGAAGTGTATACTGCTTTGAATGGTAGGGATGCTTTAGCGATATTAGAAACAGAAAAAATCGATTTACTAATTGTCGATTGGATGATGCCAGAAATGGATGGCATTGAAATTATTCAAACAATTAAACAAGTTGCTGATTTGAAAATTATGATGTTAACAGCGAAAAGCGAAATTACAGATGAGGTTGAGTCGTTAACAGTCGGTGCCGATGAATTCATTCGTAAACCATTTGATCCACAAGTGTTACTTTTAAGAATTAAAAGATTGCTCGGTATTGATGAACTACATCATGTGGGTGACTTAGTTGTAGATATGAAAAATCATCGTGTTTGGAAGGATAGGGTTGAACTTCAGCTTACGAAAAAAGAATACGAGTTGCTCAACGTCTTGTTGTTAAATCGTGGGCGAAACGTCACGCGTGAACAGTTGATTGATAATGTTTGGGGTTTAGATTATGAGGGTGTCGACCGTACAGTTGATACTCATATTCGTCGTTTGCGAGAAAAAATTGGAGCCGATACTATAACGACGCGACGAGGATTGGGGTATTGTATTGAAAAATAA
- a CDS encoding glycoside hydrolase family 73 protein encodes MEKQKNIKKRYIIIGFLVCLVGIITIGLLSQPEEKAAIDWEERYNTRYQTKFIEDISKQAQKLEDETSLSASITIAQAILESDWGRSELALKSNNLFGIKGETIKMTTDEYEEGERITIVDNFKVYDSIADSVLDHAEFLEGGTYSGLEKSKNYRESAYILQEGGYATDPKYAEKIIEIIEQYSLFKYDRPR; translated from the coding sequence ATGGAAAAACAAAAAAATATAAAAAAAAGATATATTATTATAGGATTTTTAGTCTGTTTAGTGGGAATAATAACGATAGGGTTACTGAGTCAGCCAGAGGAGAAAGCAGCGATTGACTGGGAAGAACGTTATAATACAAGATATCAAACAAAATTCATTGAAGATATTTCTAAACAAGCACAAAAATTAGAGGATGAAACATCTCTTTCAGCAAGTATTACAATTGCACAAGCTATCTTAGAGTCAGATTGGGGTCGCAGTGAATTAGCGCTAAAAAGTAACAACCTCTTTGGTATAAAAGGCGAAACGATTAAAATGACAACCGATGAATATGAAGAGGGCGAACGCATTACAATAGTTGATAATTTTAAAGTCTATGATTCGATTGCTGATTCTGTGTTGGACCATGCGGAATTTTTAGAGGGTGGTACATACAGTGGGTTAGAGAAAAGTAAAAATTATCGTGAATCAGCCTATATTTTGCAAGAGGGTGGTTATGCGACCGATCCAAAATATGCCGAAAAAATAATTGAAATAATTGAACAGTACAGTTTATTTAAATACGATCGTCCGCGGTGA
- a CDS encoding DUF1456 family protein codes for MNNNDILLRLRYALDIKDTDMVEMFRLAGVELTLQEVKDMLTKQEYLMTSEDDGNVYVKSCDNAMIDSFFNGFITFKRGRKDDQPLPPQQKSKEIRHINNLLLKKVKIALSLTSDDMLEILDDAGVYLSKGELSAVLRKDDHRNFKQCGDKFARNFLKGLALRYRN; via the coding sequence ATGAATAATAATGATATACTGTTGCGTTTACGTTACGCACTAGACATCAAAGATACAGACATGGTTGAAATGTTTCGACTAGCAGGTGTTGAATTAACTTTGCAAGAAGTAAAAGACATGCTAACAAAACAAGAATACTTAATGACGAGTGAAGATGATGGTAATGTTTATGTGAAATCGTGTGACAATGCAATGATCGACTCATTTTTCAATGGTTTTATAACGTTTAAACGAGGGCGTAAAGATGACCAACCATTACCCCCTCAACAAAAAAGCAAAGAAATTCGTCACATCAACAATCTTTTGTTGAAGAAAGTTAAAATTGCTTTATCATTAACGAGCGATGATATGCTGGAAATTTTAGATGATGCAGGTGTTTACTTATCTAAAGGCGAATTAAGTGCAGTTTTACGTAAGGATGATCACCGTAATTTTAAACAATGCGGCGATAAATTTGCGCGTAACTTCCTAAAAGGTTTAGCTTTACGTTACCGCAATTAG